TCCTGTTGATCAGCTAGATGTTCGTGCATTTCTTTACCCAAGTCAATATCGTCAGGCAATTGTTCACTAATTGAATTCAAAGTTTTAGCAATATCAGCGTTAACTAATAAGTCAGGTTGATAATCATTAGTGATTTCAGGCTTAACCGCGTCAATATTGATAATTTCACCAGTTCGATCGATATTCCAATTACGAGCTTCATATTCAATTGGATCGTAGCCAACTGCAATGATTAAATCACTTTCTTTAAGCATCGTATCACCAATTTGGTTACGGAAAAGGCCGACACGTCCGTAATAATTCTTTTCCAAATCACGCGAGATTACTCCAGCACCCTGGAAAGTCTCGACAACGGGAATTGAGAATTTGCGTAGGAAAGTATGAATTGCTTCTGTGACATCATTAGTTGAGGAACGCATTCCAGCCAAGATAACAGGTAATTTAGCGTGTTCGATCTTTTCAACGATTTTGTCGATAATAGCTTTGTCCATCCCGCCTTGATGAATCTTGTGCAATGGTTTGATAACAGGGCGGTCGACGTCGTCATTGAGGACATCTTGTGGAATAGAAATGAAAGTTGCACCTGCTTTAGCAGTAATAGAATTTTGGTAAGCGTTTGCAAAAGACTCCGACAAATTGTTGGCATCTTGGACTTCCACACTATCCTTAGTAGCAGCACTCAATAACTCTTTACTTGAGATACTTTGGTGCGTTAGTCTAGCTATATCGTTTCTAGGGACTTGACCACTGATTGCGACCACTGGATCACCTTCGGCCGTGGCTGTAATTAAAGGAGTGGCTAAGTTAGAGACGCCAGGACCAGAAGTAGTAGCTACGATACCAGGTTTACCAGTCAAACGACCAATACCTGCGGCGATAAAGGCGGCGTTTTGTTCGTGGCGTGTAATTATTAATTTTGGTGTTTTAGGATCATCACTGTGTTCGAGGGATTCGAAGAGTCGGTCGACTTTGGCGCCAGGCAGTCCGAAGACATACTTAACGCCTTGATTTATCATAGTTTGGATCAATGCCTGAGCACCAGTTTGGTTTGTCATTGTATCTAACCTCTTTTTCGTGTAGATTTGTTCTATAATTATTTATAAGTAAAAAGTAAAGCATTCATGTTGATTTGTCAACACGTAAATCTTTTCATGGAGTGAAAGTAAATGAAAAACATTGGCTATTTAGCACAAGATATTTCGATCTTACATCGACAATATTATAAGGATACGAGGGAGAAGTTCAATGAAATCAGCCTTAATCCGACAGCAGCCTGTATTCTGCTAGCTGTAAGCGACTATGAAAACATCAGTCAGAACCAAGTGGCTCGTTCTTTAGTAATTGACAAGGGGTTGGCAACTCGTGAGATCAATAAAATGGATAAATTAAATTATCTCAGTAAAGCTGATGGAGCAGGGAAAACTAAGATCTTGAATCTGACAACTGAGGGTAAAAAAATCGTTGAAAGAGTCCAAAAGATTCGCAGTCAATGGTGGGAAGATCGTTTTGCCAAAGCGGGTATTCAAAAAGATAGCCCACTAGTTTCTTCCATAGAGTCAGTCGTCTCAACAATCGTTGATCCAATTGAAAATTAAAAAAGAAGTTTAATCGTATCGTTGCAAGATCGATTAGACTTCTTTTTTGTATTGGTGATTAAACATTAGAAAGGACAAGGCTTCAACGCTCTTTTTTGTTTCAAAAGGTTACAGTATAACGCCACGCTTAGGTATTGTTATGAAGGACGAAATTCCATACCAGTTAAAATACAGAACTATATGTGACATTATATGTCGCTCTTTCCACCAAAACGACAAATAATGTCACCCCCTAATTATATGATAAGGATAATTATAAATGAAAAAGTGGGTGCTACTAATGGAAGAAATGGAAGAAAAAATTGATTCCAGTTTATTGAATGAATCTTATCAAAATTTGGCAGAGATTGTTGGCGTGGAGAACATGTTGAAAATTCGGTACAACTATTGTGGAATGCAACTGTAATTGCCGATGCGTCTATATGATAGTAAGAAACTCCAGAAAAAATTGCAGTCAATGGATATAAAACCAGAGCAAATTCCCGAATTATCACGTAAATATGGTTATTCGCCTCGTTGGATCAGAAAAGCAAGCAAATAAAAAAAGCGTTTGACAACGCGTGATTTTAAAATCATGCATACTCAAACGCTTTTTTGCGTCTCTTTGACAGTCTCGATACGAATCATCTTAGTAATATTTTTCGGCAAAATCTGTTTGAGATTGTTGCGTTGATTCAAGATGACCATCGAGTGATCATAATCATTGATATTAAGAATCTTAATCTCATCAGATAGCTTAATATCAATATTGCTGAGAATCTTAAAGAGGTAGTCATCCTCAGTGAAATTGGTGATTTTAAAAGTAGTGTCAGAAATATTTTGATTCGACAGTAGTGAGTTCTTGGAAAATTCAGGAATAGCATTATTAATTGGAATGATGTTACCGTGTGGGCAAGTCTGAGGATACTCTAGATAAGTGTTTAATCGATCAATTAGTAATAAATCGGGTGCTTCACTCAAAATCGTAGCCTTATCATAGATGTCACTTAATGGGATATTTAATTTTTCATAGAGCCAAGTCTCCAGTAGTCGGTGTTGCTGAATCAATGGGACAACGGCATTTAACCCCTTTTTTGTTAACTTGCTGCCGTAATACTTAGTATATTTAACCAAGCCTAATTTTGATAGATGCTGAGTTCGGTCGGAGATTGAGGCCTTGCTTACATTAGCTTTAACGGCTAGGTCAATGTTATTGACGTTTTGGAAACTTCCGCCTAATTCAAAGATTAGTCTTAAAAAGTTAAGATCGTTCAAGATTGTTCACCACTTTTTTTATTAATAAGGTACTGAGATCTTACTTTCTACGATTCTTAAAAATTACGTCATCTAATAGTAGAGAGTTAGTAAAAATTCTTGAATACATTCCCACTAAGACCTCCGAAGTTAACCAGTTATTGGTTAAGAACTCTTCGTTATTGACTTCGTCGATTACTTCTTGATGTGTTTCTTTACGCATAATATCCCTCCATGGATAGTAATGGGAGTAATTTATTTAGCTGTGCCTAATAATAACAATTATATATTATTACAAATGGCAGTATAGCGACCAAGTGGTATAAATTGCTTATTTTCACAACTATAATCCCGTCGTTAACATTTTTAATATAACATAATTATTTTATCTAAAATAGTTAAGTTGGGGTTAATTTAAATATGATATATCACATAGTATAGCCTTGAAAACTAGTATAGCGGGAAAGTAATCGCTTTCTAAATTTTTCGATAAAAATATAACAAATGTACTTTTTTATTAGGTAACCTTAAAAAATAGTTTACATCCGTTTAAAATGAGGTAGAATGGTTTTTGGAAAGGCAAGTTGTTACTTGTCTGGGAGAAAAATAAATTGGAGGACAAAACCAATGTCAAAGCAAAATAACACATTTGAACGTGTTTTAGTTGGTGTCGATGATTCTGATGATGCTCAATTGGCATTTAGATATGCAATGCATCGTTGTATCAAAGACAATTCAACTTTGATTATCACTTCCATATTGGAAAGTGGCGATATGAATGTTTATCAAGCCCTAACAAAGGATTATGTTCACGGCGAACGTAATGAACTTGAAGAACATATGAAAGAATATCGTAAAGTTGCATTGGACGCCGGAGTTAATAAAGTTGAACTTATGATAGGAGAAGGCGATCCTGGCGAGAGCATCGTTAAAGATGTTATTCCAGCTTCAAACGCTGACCTATTAGTAATAGGTTCAATCTCAAAA
This sequence is a window from Companilactobacillus alimentarius DSM 20249. Protein-coding genes within it:
- the alsS gene encoding acetolactate synthase AlsS, with the protein product MTNQTGAQALIQTMINQGVKYVFGLPGAKVDRLFESLEHSDDPKTPKLIITRHEQNAAFIAAGIGRLTGKPGIVATTSGPGVSNLATPLITATAEGDPVVAISGQVPRNDIARLTHQSISSKELLSAATKDSVEVQDANNLSESFANAYQNSITAKAGATFISIPQDVLNDDVDRPVIKPLHKIHQGGMDKAIIDKIVEKIEHAKLPVILAGMRSSTNDVTEAIHTFLRKFSIPVVETFQGAGVISRDLEKNYYGRVGLFRNQIGDTMLKESDLIIAVGYDPIEYEARNWNIDRTGEIINIDAVKPEITNDYQPDLLVNADIAKTLNSISEQLPDDIDLGKEMHEHLADQQEKFTKKDAIPANHSDKNGIHPLAIIHALQNQVNDDTTVTVDVGSLYIWMARHFRSYKPRHLLFSNGMQTLGVALPWAIAAALERPEQPVVSVAGDGGFLFSGQELETAVRLHLNIVQLIWDDGYYDMVRFQEIAKYGHDAGVKLGHVDFVKYAESFGATGMRVEKTEDLEPMLTKAFNTEGPVILHIPVDYSDNIKLSSKLVDDVLN
- a CDS encoding MarR family winged helix-turn-helix transcriptional regulator, producing MKNIGYLAQDISILHRQYYKDTREKFNEISLNPTAACILLAVSDYENISQNQVARSLVIDKGLATREINKMDKLNYLSKADGAGKTKILNLTTEGKKIVERVQKIRSQWWEDRFAKAGIQKDSPLVSSIESVVSTIVDPIEN
- a CDS encoding metal-dependent transcriptional regulator codes for the protein MNDLNFLRLIFELGGSFQNVNNIDLAVKANVSKASISDRTQHLSKLGLVKYTKYYGSKLTKKGLNAVVPLIQQHRLLETWLYEKLNIPLSDIYDKATILSEAPDLLLIDRLNTYLEYPQTCPHGNIIPINNAIPEFSKNSLLSNQNISDTTFKITNFTEDDYLFKILSNIDIKLSDEIKILNINDYDHSMVILNQRNNLKQILPKNITKMIRIETVKETQKSV
- a CDS encoding universal stress protein; the protein is MSKQNNTFERVLVGVDDSDDAQLAFRYAMHRCIKDNSTLIITSILESGDMNVYQALTKDYVHGERNELEEHMKEYRKVALDAGVNKVELMIGEGDPGESIVKDVIPASNADLLVIGSISKKGIRKYFGSQAAYMAKYSPISVMIIR